A segment of the Alistipes communis genome:
CACTGGGCTATGCCGTAGCCTATCCGCTGGGCGTCATCGGCATCATCTTCTCGATGATCTTCATCCGCTATGCGCTGCGCATCCGTTTCGAGAAGGAGGACGAGGCGCTGGCGGCGATGAGCAACGAACACAAGAAATACGCCGACAAAATATCGGTCCAGTTCACCAACGCTGTACTCGACGGCCGGACGGTGGGCGAGATGAAGGAGCTTATCAACCGCTCGTTCGTCATTTCGCGGATCGCCGACGCCGACAACCATATCACCGTCGCCACGCAGGACAGCCGCCTGCATATCGGCGACAAGCTGCTGATCGTCTGCTCGTCGGAGGATACCGACGCCATCACCGCCTTTCTGGGCCACATCATCGACATGCCCTTCGAAGAGTGGGGATCGCTCGACAGCCAGCTCGTATCGCGGCGCATCCTCATCACCAAACCTTCGATCAACGGCAAGAAATTCGCCGACCTGCACCTGCGCACCAAATACGGCATCAACATCACCCGCGTCAACCGCGCCGGCGTGGATCTGATTCCCTATCAGGGCATGGAGTTGCAGGTGGGCGACCGCGTGATGGTCGTCGGCTCGGAGAAGGCGATCGCACAGGTGGCCGACCTGCTGGGCAATTCGATGAAGAAACTGCGCGAACCGAACCTCGTCACGATCTTCGTCGGCATCGCCCTCGGCGTGCTGCTCGGCTCGATTCCTCTGCTCAACGTCCCGCAGCCGGTCAAACTGGGGCTGGCGGGCGGCCCGCTGATCGTGGCGATCCTGATCGGCCGTTTCGGCACCCACTTCCATCTGGTGACCTACACCACCATGAGCGCCAACCTGATGTTGCGCGAGGTGGGCATCACGCTCTTCCTGGCGGCCGTGGGTATCGGCGCGGGCGACGGTTTCGTCGACGCGATCGTCGGCGGCGGTTACCGCTGGGTAGGCTACGGCGTCATCATCACCGTCGTTCCGCTGCTCATCGTCTCGCTCATCGCCCGGCTCGGAATGAAGGTCAATTACTATACGCTCATGGGTCTCATCGCGGGCAGTACGACCGATCCTCCCGCACTGGCCTACGCCAACTCGACGGCAGGCAACGACATGCCGGCCGTGAGCTACGCCACGGTCTATCCCGTCGTGATGTTCCTGCGCGTGCTGACGGCACAGATATTCATTCTCTTCGCACTGTAACACAATCGCGAAATAACCGAAAAGGCCGCTCTCAGGAGCGGCCTTTCTTGTCGGAGGATTTCAGGTCGTGCAGCGGGCAATTGCGTTCGCAGGAGGCGCAACCGCCCGAGGTGTTTCCCCGCCCGCGGCAAAAGAGCCTCCGGACGATGATCCACACCAGTGCGACGCCGACGAGCGCAACCGCTATATCCTGCCAATTCATTTACAACAACAAGGCGATATGATAGACGATCCAAGCCACGAACCATGCCACGGCTGTACTGTAAACCATCGACGCCAGCGCCCAGCCGCGCCCCGCTTCGTTGCGGACAGCCACGATCGTGGCGATGCAGGGAAAATACAACAATACGAAGACCAGGAATGCCAATGCCGACGCCGGCGTGAAATCGCCGCTTTCGCGCAATGTCTGCGCCAGCGACGCATCGTCGGCCGTCGCATCCTGCGAATAGAGCACGCCGAGCGTGCTGACGACGATCTCCTTGGCCGACACGCCCGACAGAATCGCCACGCCCGCCTTCCAGTTCAGGCCGAGCGGTTCGACAGCAGGCTCGCACCAGCGCCCCAACTGCCCCAGATAGGAGTTTTCATAGTGTTCGATCTCCGGTTCGCCCGCTACGGGACGGGGGAAATAACTCAGGAACCAGACGAAGAGCGACGCCACGAGAATCAGCCCTCCCATCTTGCGCAGGTACTGCGCACTCTTGTCCCACATGTGCGACAGCGTGGCACGCATCGTCGGCATACGGTAGGGGGGCAGCTCCATGACGAACGGCGTCTCGTCGACCTTGTAGAGGAACCGCCGCATCAGCCGCGCCGTGACCACCGCCAACGCGATACCCAGCAGGTATAGTCCGAAGAGCACCAGCCCGCCGTGGTCGGGAAAGAAGGTTCCGACGAAAAGGATGTAGATCGGCAACCGCGCGCTGCACGACATGAAGGGGGTGATGAGCACCGTGATGAGCCTGCTCGAACGGCTTTCGATCGTGCGCGTGGCCATAATGGCCGGCACGTTGCAACCGAAACCCATCACCAGCGGAATGAACGACTTGCCGTGCAGTCCGATGCGGTGCATTACGCGATCCATGATGAAGGCTGCGCGGGCCAGATAGCCGGAATCCTCCATGAAGGAGATGAACAGGTAGAGGATGATGATATTGGGCAGGAAGACGATCACGCTTCCCACACCGCCTATCACGCCGTCGATCAGCAGATCCTTGAACGCTCCGTCGGGCATCGCCTGCTGCAACCCCGAACCGAGCCAGCCCACCAGTGTCTCGATCCACTCCTGCGGATAGGCGCCGATGTTGAACGTGCAGTAGAACATCAGCCACATGAGGAAGAAAAAGATCGGGAATCCCCACAGCTTGTGCGTGACGAACGCATCGATGATATGCGTCGTCTGCGCCTGCTCCTTGCCGCCCGGCGTGAAGGTCTCTTTGAGCGCACCCGAGATGAAACCGTATTTCTGATTGGCCAGCGCCGTTTCGACGTCTTCGCCCAACTCCTCCTCGACCTGCGGCACGGCACGGTCGCGCAAAGCGATCCACTCGGCGAAATGGGGACAGTCGGCCAGCTGCGCTTCGACCTCCTTGTCGCGTTCGAGCAGCTTCATGGCGAAATACCTCGGCGGGAAGTGCTTGGGCAGCTCGTCGCGGTCGGAACGCAGACGCTCGTACAGCGGCCGGAGCGCCTGCTCGACGACAGGGCCGTTGTTGATATGGATATGGCGCACGCGGGGATCCCGATTTTCGTAGACGGCGATCACCGTGTCGAGCAGCGCCTCCAAACCCCGCCCCGTCTTGGCCACGACGGGCACCATCGGCACGCCGAGCATTGCGCCCAAATGCTCGTAATCGAGTACGGCGCCGCTCGCTTCGAGTTCGTCGTACATGTTGAGCGCCACGACCATCTTGGGGTCGATGTCGATCAGTTCGGTGGTAAGATAGAGATTACGTTCGAGATTCGAGGCCACTACGGCGTTGACGACCACGTCGGGCGTGTCGTTCACCAGATGGCGGCGCACGTACAACTCTTCGGGCGTATAGGCCGAGAGGGCGTAGGTGCCGGGCAGATCGGTGATGACGAACCGGTATCCTCCGTAACGATATTCGCCGCGCTTGGCGTCGACGGTCACCCCGCTGTAATTGCCTACATGTTCGTGGCCGCCCGAAATGGCGTTGAACAGCGAGGTCTTGCCGCTGTTGGGATTGCCGATCAACGCGACGTTGATCGTGCGGCTGCGCGTGGAGATCGCCTCCTCGAAATCCGCATCGTCGGGTGCAGAGAGCGTTTCCCCCGCCACGGAGAGCTGCTGCTGCACCTCTTCGGCGGTGATGACGACGATCATCGCGGCCTCGCTGCGCCGCAGCGAAACCTCGTAATCCATAATCCTGTATTTGATCGGGTCACGCAGCGGGGCGTTCTGCAAAACGTCCACCCGCTTGCCGCGCACGAAACCCATCTCCATGATCCGGCGTCGGAATCCGCCGTGTCCCAGTACGTTGAGGATCGTGGCCGACTGTCCGGTTTTCAATTCCGAAAGACGCATTTTTCTCTTCAATTAACTTCGCCGCGCAAAGTTAACGGAAAAAAGCGGTTTTCCGATACCTCGATATAGGTATTCTCCCGACCGCGGTGCAAGGGCTACCATCCGCCGCCCAGCGCCTTGTACAGTCCCACGTAATTGACGTATTGCTGCACGGCGATCTCGACGAACTGCATCTGCGAAGCGTAAAGCTCGCGTTCGGCGTCG
Coding sequences within it:
- a CDS encoding putative transporter, encoding MYWLYNLFFGDTLAHTIFVLALVITVGILLGKIKIGGVSLGTTWILFVGIAASHFGMTIDPGVLSFIKEFGLILFVFSIGLQVGPGFFSSFKNGGMQLVGLASLIVVLGVATAYALHLATDTPIPTMVGILSGAVTNTPGLGAAQQAYSDASGINDPSIALGYAVAYPLGVIGIIFSMIFIRYALRIRFEKEDEALAAMSNEHKKYADKISVQFTNAVLDGRTVGEMKELINRSFVISRIADADNHITVATQDSRLHIGDKLLIVCSSEDTDAITAFLGHIIDMPFEEWGSLDSQLVSRRILITKPSINGKKFADLHLRTKYGINITRVNRAGVDLIPYQGMELQVGDRVMVVGSEKAIAQVADLLGNSMKKLREPNLVTIFVGIALGVLLGSIPLLNVPQPVKLGLAGGPLIVAILIGRFGTHFHLVTYTTMSANLMLREVGITLFLAAVGIGAGDGFVDAIVGGGYRWVGYGVIITVVPLLIVSLIARLGMKVNYYTLMGLIAGSTTDPPALAYANSTAGNDMPAVSYATVYPVVMFLRVLTAQIFILFAL
- the feoB gene encoding ferrous iron transport protein B, encoding MRLSELKTGQSATILNVLGHGGFRRRIMEMGFVRGKRVDVLQNAPLRDPIKYRIMDYEVSLRRSEAAMIVVITAEEVQQQLSVAGETLSAPDDADFEEAISTRSRTINVALIGNPNSGKTSLFNAISGGHEHVGNYSGVTVDAKRGEYRYGGYRFVITDLPGTYALSAYTPEELYVRRHLVNDTPDVVVNAVVASNLERNLYLTTELIDIDPKMVVALNMYDELEASGAVLDYEHLGAMLGVPMVPVVAKTGRGLEALLDTVIAVYENRDPRVRHIHINNGPVVEQALRPLYERLRSDRDELPKHFPPRYFAMKLLERDKEVEAQLADCPHFAEWIALRDRAVPQVEEELGEDVETALANQKYGFISGALKETFTPGGKEQAQTTHIIDAFVTHKLWGFPIFFFLMWLMFYCTFNIGAYPQEWIETLVGWLGSGLQQAMPDGAFKDLLIDGVIGGVGSVIVFLPNIIILYLFISFMEDSGYLARAAFIMDRVMHRIGLHGKSFIPLVMGFGCNVPAIMATRTIESRSSRLITVLITPFMSCSARLPIYILFVGTFFPDHGGLVLFGLYLLGIALAVVTARLMRRFLYKVDETPFVMELPPYRMPTMRATLSHMWDKSAQYLRKMGGLILVASLFVWFLSYFPRPVAGEPEIEHYENSYLGQLGRWCEPAVEPLGLNWKAGVAILSGVSAKEIVVSTLGVLYSQDATADDASLAQTLRESGDFTPASALAFLVFVLLYFPCIATIVAVRNEAGRGWALASMVYSTAVAWFVAWIVYHIALLL